One Novipirellula caenicola genomic region harbors:
- a CDS encoding nitrilase family protein has translation MQTSDTKPAASRTIRVASVQFEASPADKEANFAKIEAFAGQAANQDVRLVVFPECCVTGYWFIRNLSLEQLGQLAESIPDGPSTQRLIRLARQYGISIGAGLVEVSERGEFYNSYVVALPDGTVHCHRKLQAFEHTAIRSGTEYTVFDLPDGFRVGVLICYDCNLIENVRITALRGAEILLAPHQTGAVRSKNPNLMGIIDRQLWDNRHADPETIEKEFRSDKGRGWLMRWLPSRAHDNGIFLIFSNGVGVDDDEIRTGNAMILDPYGRVITETWKADDAMVIADLDAGLMTDATGRSWIRARRPELYTPLTVPTGMERDTREMKFEE, from the coding sequence ATGCAAACATCGGATACGAAACCAGCAGCCTCTCGCACCATCCGTGTTGCCTCGGTTCAGTTCGAAGCATCACCCGCGGACAAGGAGGCGAACTTTGCAAAGATCGAAGCGTTCGCTGGCCAAGCCGCCAACCAAGATGTGCGACTGGTGGTGTTTCCGGAATGCTGTGTCACCGGGTATTGGTTCATTCGCAATCTGTCGCTTGAGCAACTTGGCCAACTTGCAGAATCGATCCCGGATGGCCCCAGCACTCAACGATTGATCAGGTTGGCACGACAATACGGAATCAGCATCGGTGCGGGGCTCGTCGAAGTCAGCGAGCGTGGCGAGTTCTACAATAGCTATGTCGTCGCCTTGCCCGATGGAACGGTCCACTGCCACCGCAAACTGCAGGCGTTCGAGCACACCGCGATCCGCAGCGGCACGGAGTACACGGTGTTCGATCTGCCCGATGGCTTTCGTGTCGGCGTCCTGATTTGCTACGACTGCAACTTGATCGAAAACGTACGCATCACCGCTCTTCGTGGTGCAGAAATCTTGTTGGCTCCGCATCAAACCGGAGCAGTACGCAGCAAGAACCCGAACTTGATGGGGATCATTGACCGGCAACTGTGGGACAACCGGCACGCGGACCCTGAGACGATCGAAAAAGAATTTCGAAGCGATAAAGGACGAGGCTGGCTAATGCGTTGGTTGCCAAGCCGGGCTCACGACAACGGCATTTTCTTGATCTTCAGTAATGGTGTGGGAGTCGATGATGACGAGATCCGCACCGGCAACGCAATGATCCTGGATCCTTACGGCCGTGTGATCACGGAAACTTGGAAAGCAGACGACGCGATGGTGATCGCCGACCTGGACGCTGGTCTGATGACCGATGCCACCGGCCGCAGCTGGATCCGCGCTCGCCGCCCCGAACTCTATACGCCGCTAACGGTGCCAACGGGGATGGAACGGGATACGCGGGAGATGAAGTTTGAGGAGTGA
- the hrpA gene encoding ATP-dependent RNA helicase HrpA codes for MNAKPSSPKLTFEPIPSTPASDSRASEEPAESNRQTTPSLDAAMRIDRFRLRRDKKRLSPEAYAKRLAESVQQCDARRAATPRIEYSDELPITSHRDELIQLIRDRQVIVVCGETGSGKSTQLPKICLEAGLGREAMIGHTQPRRLAARSIATRLAEELDTTLGKTVGYHVRFGDQTGPETLIKLMTDGILLAETQSDRFLDAYDAIIIDEAHERSLNIDFLLGYLRRLQSKRPDLKIIITSATIDAERFAEHFADESGPAPIINVEGRGYPVELRYLPWEEVVDDEDRGYDLARHVIAGIESLSRGGSAGDTLVFLPTERDIREVTHRVAGHYKRLGMPSRVDLLPLYARLPQKEQQRIFHPDAGKRRIIFATNVAESSLTVPGIHSVIDTGTARISRYSPRSKLQRLPIEPVSQASANQRAGRCGRIGPGVCVRLYSLEDYESRDAFTTPEIRRTNLASVILQTKTLRLGRLEEFPLLDPPRPESIREGIRTLMELRAIDDKHELTEIGKKLGRLPVDPRVGRMILAADEFGVLPEILPIAAALEIQDPRDRPQEKQQAADEAHAMFKDPNSDFLSYLKLWRHYEEAREKHSRSKLTRVLRQQFLSPNRMREWSDVYRQLKEMVATSLGERKGARKKIGAIRFADDPERLLDANLDDSLHQALLTGLLSSVAMIKEKSEYTGAGGLSLYLWPGSGVAASKPKWIVAAELVETAKQYARTVARIKPEWVETIGAHLIKHSYSEPHWSSKSSGAFCYERQSLFGLPVVVRRRVPLPPIDPSTARDLLIEHGLVEQQMKTTARFVRFNQKLQESIASLAAKTRRRDLVVDPYSVERFYQTHLPEDVCDRGRLEKFDRSVEAPAWTKQLRDAADLSAWLQSPPTLEENATPYMQPGDLIEAASEAITKEAFPDELQIGSSRLPLQYRFEPGGVEDGIQLKIHQAALPQVSDERLGWLVPGLLQTKLVAMIKSLPKRIRRNLVPAADVAAKVAQELAPEYGQVPFMPSVCAAFSRHAEMPVTADDFQSEKLDDYLQFLVTVVDDDGKTIASGREVQPLKEKLGSAKDQPEAAEADDSDESWARESMTTFGIESLPKEVVRTRGGVKVAQYPAFFDKGDGVAIRLVSDLATAEAMSRQGLTRLFALTEKKELRTQVRWLPSLEQAKVKLSGVVSAASVESQLIDLLARIAFVENEPVVRNKAAFDQRRGERARRIAEATQEVATWLSAMADAYFAARRQIESTTGIRFDQAMRDVRQQMDWLIHDQFLAATPWEWLKHYPRYFNAIAYRLDKLTSGSAPRDREGTETVENLRQRWMATLPESERNPRDQSATEVRWMIEELRVSLFAQPLGTAIKISPQRCEKAIAKP; via the coding sequence ATGAATGCAAAACCAAGCAGTCCGAAACTGACATTCGAACCGATTCCATCCACCCCCGCTAGCGATTCGCGAGCGTCGGAAGAGCCTGCGGAATCCAACCGTCAGACGACTCCGTCGCTTGATGCCGCGATGCGGATCGATCGTTTTCGCTTGCGCCGTGATAAAAAACGACTCAGCCCCGAAGCGTACGCAAAACGGTTGGCCGAATCGGTCCAGCAGTGTGATGCACGCCGGGCCGCGACGCCAAGGATCGAGTACTCCGACGAGCTGCCAATCACGTCGCATCGCGACGAGTTGATCCAATTGATCCGCGATCGCCAAGTCATCGTGGTCTGTGGTGAAACCGGCAGCGGCAAAAGTACCCAGCTGCCCAAAATTTGTCTGGAAGCCGGCCTTGGCCGCGAGGCGATGATCGGGCACACCCAGCCGCGTCGCTTGGCCGCCCGCAGCATCGCCACCCGATTGGCTGAGGAACTCGATACCACGCTCGGCAAAACCGTCGGCTACCACGTTCGTTTCGGCGATCAAACCGGTCCCGAGACGTTGATCAAACTGATGACCGACGGGATTCTGCTCGCGGAAACACAATCCGATCGCTTCCTCGATGCCTACGATGCGATCATTATCGACGAGGCGCACGAGCGATCGCTGAACATCGATTTTTTGTTGGGTTACCTGCGACGGCTGCAATCGAAGCGACCCGATCTGAAGATCATCATCACCTCGGCAACCATCGACGCCGAGCGGTTTGCCGAACACTTTGCGGATGAATCCGGCCCCGCTCCGATCATCAATGTCGAAGGCCGCGGCTATCCGGTCGAGCTCCGCTATCTGCCTTGGGAAGAGGTCGTCGATGACGAAGATCGCGGCTACGACCTGGCGCGTCATGTGATCGCGGGGATCGAATCGTTGTCGCGAGGCGGCAGTGCCGGTGACACGTTGGTCTTCTTGCCCACCGAACGAGATATTCGTGAAGTCACCCACCGGGTCGCTGGCCACTACAAGCGGTTAGGGATGCCCAGTCGAGTGGACCTGTTGCCGCTGTACGCCCGGCTGCCGCAAAAGGAACAACAGCGAATCTTTCATCCCGACGCAGGCAAACGGCGGATCATCTTCGCTACCAATGTGGCCGAAAGCTCGCTGACGGTCCCGGGGATTCACTCGGTGATCGATACCGGGACCGCGCGGATCAGCCGCTACAGTCCGCGCAGCAAACTGCAACGATTGCCGATTGAACCGGTCAGCCAAGCGAGTGCCAATCAACGCGCCGGTCGTTGTGGTCGTATCGGACCTGGGGTCTGTGTTCGTTTGTATTCGCTCGAGGATTACGAGTCGCGTGACGCGTTCACGACGCCCGAAATTCGGCGTACCAATTTGGCCTCGGTCATCTTGCAAACCAAAACGCTGCGGCTGGGACGATTGGAAGAGTTTCCGCTACTCGATCCGCCACGTCCTGAGTCGATCCGCGAAGGGATTCGGACCTTGATGGAACTACGCGCGATCGATGACAAGCATGAATTGACCGAAATCGGCAAGAAGCTCGGCCGGTTGCCCGTCGATCCGCGTGTGGGACGCATGATTTTGGCGGCAGACGAGTTCGGGGTGTTGCCCGAGATTCTGCCGATTGCCGCGGCGCTCGAAATCCAAGATCCCCGAGATCGACCGCAAGAAAAACAGCAGGCGGCCGACGAAGCGCACGCGATGTTCAAGGATCCCAACAGCGATTTCTTGTCGTACTTGAAATTATGGCGGCACTACGAAGAAGCTCGTGAAAAGCATTCACGCAGCAAGTTGACGCGGGTGCTGCGTCAGCAATTTCTGTCGCCCAATCGCATGCGTGAATGGTCCGATGTCTATCGTCAGCTCAAAGAAATGGTCGCAACGTCGCTGGGCGAACGCAAAGGAGCCCGCAAAAAGATCGGTGCGATTCGCTTTGCCGATGATCCCGAACGCTTGCTCGACGCCAACCTGGACGACTCGCTACACCAAGCCCTTTTGACCGGGCTGTTGTCGAGTGTCGCAATGATCAAAGAAAAGAGCGAGTACACCGGTGCCGGTGGATTAAGTTTGTATCTGTGGCCCGGCAGCGGTGTGGCGGCAAGCAAGCCGAAGTGGATCGTTGCTGCCGAGCTTGTTGAAACCGCCAAGCAGTACGCACGCACCGTGGCTCGCATCAAGCCCGAATGGGTCGAAACCATCGGCGCCCATCTGATCAAGCATTCGTATAGCGAGCCGCACTGGAGTTCCAAGTCGAGTGGTGCGTTTTGTTATGAACGCCAATCGTTGTTTGGATTGCCCGTGGTGGTCCGCCGCCGGGTTCCGTTGCCTCCGATTGATCCTTCGACCGCTCGCGATTTATTGATCGAGCACGGCTTGGTCGAGCAGCAGATGAAGACAACCGCTCGGTTTGTACGGTTCAACCAAAAATTGCAAGAATCGATCGCATCGTTGGCGGCCAAGACACGCCGCCGCGATTTGGTTGTCGATCCCTATTCGGTGGAACGTTTCTATCAAACGCACCTGCCCGAGGATGTGTGTGATCGTGGCCGCTTAGAGAAATTCGATCGCTCGGTCGAAGCCCCCGCGTGGACCAAGCAGCTTCGCGATGCCGCCGACTTGTCCGCGTGGTTGCAATCGCCGCCAACACTCGAAGAAAACGCGACGCCGTACATGCAGCCTGGCGATTTGATCGAAGCCGCCAGCGAAGCGATCACCAAAGAAGCGTTTCCGGACGAACTGCAAATCGGCAGTTCGCGGTTGCCGTTGCAGTATCGTTTTGAACCGGGCGGCGTCGAGGACGGCATCCAGTTGAAAATTCATCAAGCCGCGTTGCCGCAAGTCAGTGACGAGCGACTGGGGTGGCTGGTTCCTGGATTGCTGCAGACCAAGCTGGTCGCGATGATCAAATCGCTGCCCAAGCGTATCCGGCGAAACCTTGTGCCTGCGGCTGACGTTGCCGCGAAAGTCGCCCAAGAACTGGCTCCCGAATACGGCCAAGTGCCATTCATGCCGTCGGTGTGTGCCGCGTTTTCGCGGCATGCTGAAATGCCAGTGACGGCGGATGATTTTCAGTCTGAAAAACTGGATGACTATCTGCAGTTCCTGGTCACCGTGGTCGATGACGATGGCAAAACGATCGCCAGCGGCCGTGAAGTTCAACCGCTAAAAGAAAAATTAGGCTCGGCGAAGGACCAACCCGAGGCCGCTGAAGCAGATGATTCCGATGAGTCGTGGGCTCGTGAGTCGATGACCACCTTTGGTATCGAATCGTTGCCCAAAGAGGTGGTGAGGACGCGAGGCGGAGTGAAAGTCGCACAATACCCGGCGTTCTTTGACAAGGGCGATGGAGTGGCGATCCGACTCGTCTCGGATTTAGCGACCGCCGAAGCGATGTCGCGTCAAGGATTGACGCGACTGTTTGCATTGACGGAGAAGAAAGAGTTGCGGACTCAGGTGCGATGGCTGCCGTCACTCGAGCAAGCGAAGGTAAAGCTGAGCGGAGTCGTGTCGGCCGCCTCAGTCGAATCACAGTTGATCGACCTGTTAGCCCGCATTGCCTTCGTCGAAAACGAACCGGTCGTTCGCAACAAAGCGGCATTCGATCAGCGACGTGGCGAACGAGCACGACGGATCGCCGAAGCGACGCAAGAGGTTGCCACGTGGTTGTCGGCAATGGCGGACGCCTATTTTGCTGCACGACGTCAGATCGAATCGACCACGGGAATCCGTTTCGATCAAGCGATGCGGGATGTCCGGCAGCAGATGGATTGGTTGATTCACGATCAATTTCTTGCCGCCACCCCCTGGGAATGGCTCAAGCACTATCCGCGGTACTTCAACGCAATTGCCTATCGATTGGATAAATTGACCAGCGGCTCGGCGCCACGTGATCGCGAGGGAACCGAAACGGTCGAGAATCTGCGTCAGCGGTGGATGGCGACGCTGCCAGAGAGCGAGCGAAATCCGCGTGATCAATCGGCAACCGAAGTCCGCTGGATGATCGAAGAATTGCGAGTCAGCCTGTTTGCTCAGCCGCTCGGCACCGCAATCAAAATCTCGCCCCAACGCTGCGAAAAAGCCATCGCCAAACCGTAG
- a CDS encoding efflux RND transporter permease subunit, with the protein MSLPALAVKYRPIVISVVMLAMVCGAVTYVTIPRREDPEFTIRVCVVSTVWPGASAETVEELITDKIEQSLISIEEVDFTRSTTLTGQSTIFVELEDNVAPADIQNVWDKVRARVQTVPMPEPDITPVVNDEFGDTAVLLLAVHQTPSHERDHVRPQDLYSPRQLEIYAEEVQDAVRLLPGVAKVEMFGEQEEAIYIETDLANWSQLGLTTAQLETLASERNIIEAGGELDTESGHYAVKTGGQFNAVQEIQQIASTVRTNGGDNSVPLAELGLTVTRGLEDPADYLCRFGDASEVTPAVMLGITMKSGSNIIDVCNAAKARVRMLADAEQRLPPDIAVTPVSDQSESVAKKIRDVIINVIEAVLIVVAVVYLVVGFRTSFVMAANIPFVVVIAVGVIAPFGVQLEQISLAALIISLGLLVDNAVQVCDQARTNQIAGMRPFPAAIDGANTLAIPMLVGTLTTMAAFIPMLFSLEGGGKEYVYSLPVTVSTTLALSWLLAMTFCVILAGLFIRPPRGDKSGSPVVNAFAASGRLISRIRPRSGKSDNARSTDNTASKTVSENWAYRIYAGIGGLAVRAKWGTALATLLLIVGIMTLPVSSEFFPEADGTQFAVKIILPETATIKQTDAVARQVETIIQTLGAASDEHPARLRAFRTMVGGGGSRWHLGWSPEPKTRSYAEILVRTTDASVTPDYAQRVREIAERGDAELGIDPIVGARVVPVQLALGPPADPLVFRIAGNGFADPTVLRSAANRLKELVEAQPETWDVNDSWGVDGYQVRVNVDQDRAVLAGVTNSQVARTLNSYYSGLQLTTFREGDHEVPVYFRLKPNQRESIRGLQESFVEGDLGKVPLTSIANLETTFVLAKIARRNMNRTIEVSSRMEPGVTGNDVVSRLLKSDSMKTLQASLPVGYWIEPGGAFEESQEAGGQMMMSFAISFVLIVLCLIFQYNGWSKPLIILSTLPLALAGAWLGLFLFDESLGFMPQLGILALFGIVLNTAIIFVEFADILITQRVSEKASAGTVDGPIVGLSVAEFRQCLIEAGKQRMLPIFLTTATTVGGLIPLGLSGGALWEGLAWCMIVGLLLTTFLTLIVVPAFYAILVETFGVKPIAIPTDEMS; encoded by the coding sequence ATGTCGCTTCCTGCATTGGCGGTCAAGTATCGCCCCATCGTGATCTCGGTCGTGATGCTTGCGATGGTGTGTGGCGCGGTGACCTATGTCACCATTCCTCGCCGCGAAGATCCCGAGTTTACGATTCGCGTCTGTGTCGTTTCGACCGTGTGGCCCGGCGCGTCCGCGGAAACGGTCGAGGAACTGATCACGGACAAGATCGAACAAAGTTTGATTAGTATCGAGGAGGTGGATTTTACTCGGTCGACGACATTGACGGGGCAGTCGACGATCTTTGTCGAATTGGAAGACAATGTCGCACCCGCTGATATTCAGAATGTCTGGGACAAGGTGCGTGCACGTGTGCAAACCGTGCCGATGCCTGAACCTGATATCACGCCCGTGGTGAACGATGAATTTGGCGATACTGCGGTGTTGTTATTGGCGGTGCATCAAACGCCCTCGCATGAGCGTGATCACGTTCGCCCGCAGGATCTCTATTCGCCTCGTCAATTAGAGATCTATGCCGAAGAGGTCCAAGACGCGGTGCGATTGTTACCAGGGGTCGCCAAAGTCGAGATGTTTGGCGAGCAAGAGGAAGCGATCTATATCGAAACCGATCTCGCCAATTGGTCGCAGCTTGGTTTGACCACGGCACAGCTTGAAACGTTGGCCAGCGAACGAAACATCATCGAAGCCGGCGGCGAACTGGATACCGAATCGGGCCACTACGCCGTCAAGACGGGCGGCCAATTCAATGCGGTGCAAGAGATCCAACAGATCGCCAGCACCGTTCGCACCAATGGTGGCGACAACAGTGTCCCGCTTGCCGAGCTTGGGTTGACGGTAACACGAGGTCTCGAGGATCCCGCTGATTACCTTTGTCGTTTTGGTGATGCGTCCGAGGTGACTCCCGCAGTGATGTTGGGGATCACGATGAAGTCGGGATCGAATATTATCGACGTTTGTAACGCAGCCAAGGCTCGGGTGCGAATGCTGGCAGATGCAGAGCAGCGACTGCCGCCTGATATCGCGGTCACCCCGGTCTCGGATCAATCTGAAAGCGTGGCGAAGAAAATTCGCGATGTGATCATCAATGTGATCGAGGCCGTTTTGATCGTCGTGGCCGTGGTTTATTTGGTTGTTGGTTTTCGCACTTCGTTTGTGATGGCCGCCAACATCCCCTTCGTGGTGGTGATCGCGGTCGGAGTGATCGCTCCATTTGGAGTCCAGTTAGAGCAAATCTCGCTTGCTGCGTTGATCATCTCACTCGGTTTGTTGGTCGACAATGCGGTCCAGGTTTGTGATCAAGCTCGCACGAATCAGATCGCGGGAATGAGGCCATTTCCAGCAGCGATTGACGGAGCCAATACGTTGGCGATTCCGATGTTGGTCGGGACGTTGACGACGATGGCGGCGTTTATACCGATGTTGTTCTCGCTCGAAGGAGGCGGCAAAGAATACGTCTACAGTTTGCCGGTCACGGTTTCCACGACCTTGGCACTGAGTTGGTTGTTGGCGATGACGTTTTGTGTGATCTTGGCCGGGCTGTTTATCCGTCCGCCTCGGGGGGATAAGTCGGGTTCACCGGTGGTCAATGCGTTTGCGGCAAGCGGTCGTTTGATCTCACGCATTCGCCCCCGATCAGGAAAATCGGATAACGCGCGTTCCACCGATAACACTGCGTCCAAGACCGTCTCGGAGAATTGGGCTTACCGCATCTATGCGGGAATCGGAGGGTTGGCGGTGCGAGCGAAATGGGGGACGGCGTTAGCCACATTGCTGTTGATCGTTGGGATCATGACGTTGCCCGTTAGTTCCGAGTTTTTTCCCGAGGCCGATGGCACTCAGTTCGCCGTGAAAATCATCTTGCCCGAAACGGCCACGATCAAACAAACCGATGCAGTGGCCCGGCAAGTCGAGACGATTATTCAAACATTGGGGGCCGCCAGCGATGAACATCCCGCTCGACTGCGTGCCTTTCGCACGATGGTCGGCGGTGGCGGATCGCGTTGGCATCTTGGTTGGAGCCCCGAGCCGAAGACGCGGTCGTATGCTGAGATTTTGGTTCGCACGACGGATGCCTCGGTGACGCCCGATTATGCCCAACGCGTGCGTGAGATCGCCGAACGTGGCGATGCCGAGCTGGGGATCGATCCGATCGTCGGCGCACGTGTCGTTCCGGTGCAATTGGCATTGGGCCCGCCGGCGGATCCGTTGGTGTTTCGGATTGCCGGGAACGGATTCGCCGATCCCACGGTTCTTCGTTCCGCCGCCAATCGTTTGAAGGAACTGGTTGAAGCCCAGCCCGAAACATGGGACGTCAACGATTCGTGGGGCGTCGACGGTTACCAGGTCCGCGTCAACGTGGACCAAGATCGCGCGGTGCTCGCCGGAGTGACAAACTCGCAGGTCGCACGGACGTTGAATTCGTACTACTCGGGGCTGCAATTGACCACATTTCGCGAAGGCGATCACGAAGTTCCCGTTTATTTCCGGCTGAAACCCAACCAACGTGAATCGATTCGTGGGCTGCAAGAATCGTTCGTCGAAGGGGATCTTGGCAAGGTGCCGTTGACGTCGATCGCCAACCTGGAAACCACGTTTGTCTTGGCCAAGATCGCCCGCCGAAACATGAATCGAACGATCGAGGTCAGTTCGCGGATGGAACCGGGGGTGACCGGTAACGACGTCGTTTCGCGGTTGCTAAAAAGTGATTCGATGAAGACGCTGCAAGCGAGTTTGCCGGTCGGTTATTGGATCGAACCTGGCGGAGCGTTTGAGGAGAGCCAAGAAGCGGGCGGGCAAATGATGATGTCCTTTGCGATCTCGTTTGTGCTGATCGTGTTGTGTTTGATTTTCCAGTACAACGGTTGGTCCAAGCCGCTGATCATTTTGTCGACGCTGCCGTTGGCCTTGGCGGGAGCGTGGTTGGGATTGTTTTTGTTTGACGAATCACTCGGCTTCATGCCCCAGCTTGGAATCTTGGCGTTGTTTGGGATCGTTCTGAATACCGCGATCATCTTCGTCGAATTCGCTGACATCTTGATCACCCAACGGGTGAGCGAAAAAGCGAGTGCGGGAACGGTCGACGGTCCGATCGTCGGTCTCAGCGTCGCTGAGTTTCGGCAGTGTTTGATCGAGGCTGGAAAGCAGCGGATGCTGCCGATCTTCTTGACAACCGCGACCACCGTGGGCGGTTTGATCCCGCTGGGACTCAGTGGCGGAGCGCTGTGGGAAGGGCTCGCATGGTGCATGATTGTCGGATTGCTTTTGACGACATTCCTGACGCTGATCGTGGTCCCAGCGTTCTACGCGATCCTGGTCGAGACTTTTGGTGTCAAGCCGATTGCGATTCCGACGGACGAAATGAGCTGA
- a CDS encoding efflux RND transporter periplasmic adaptor subunit yields MHRKELMAAGRIRAGLLLSTCSCLLVLGCQKPQVEFAEKPAQPVTVMTLVNAAPPSSFMASGSVKSWKTEDLGFEVSGRLEWVLEPGLDVDGRIVDPDGKLIQPGTPLAQIETAQYDIAVESAEADVEVAERKKESIEIRVLEALPVEIKSAEADLKLAEVEFDRLRKLKAQQAASDSEYDQAENLVQTRKAALRSLEASEKQAHAELKSAESEVRRAKQLLRDAERDLKNTTLYGSYQGQIAEVMVVPGSVVTAGSPVLKLQMSNPIKVEVELSSQQSRQIRQRRNLPASFELPDGTMRHVNAFVYSIAPSADLTTRTFTMTLLLLNEKFRDTLPESISEDRVARSEDIWPLKLNRMMGTPAEVTLVEEKSIHHDDEGAFVYRVTNATLDGILPKILKVKRQRLIENDLRIPFLGNWVFRSVSFVDDDGGRQTLPQETIYVGELVDDSVSASGWDGESVVLDAGAQWMLRPGDLVMVDLSNDDVDSGFYVPIEAIYEESGETFLFVAQDGHAKKLAVQLTQAGNLDVGSLVEIQSPALTDGMQVIVNGVHYLRDGEAVRIVQSALAETPTGGARSHVSEANVNESESL; encoded by the coding sequence ATGCATCGTAAAGAATTGATGGCAGCGGGACGCATCCGAGCGGGGCTGCTGCTGTCGACTTGCAGTTGCCTGCTAGTGCTGGGGTGTCAGAAACCGCAAGTTGAATTCGCCGAAAAGCCGGCTCAACCGGTGACGGTGATGACGTTGGTCAATGCGGCGCCTCCGTCGTCCTTTATGGCGTCCGGCAGCGTCAAGTCTTGGAAGACCGAGGATCTTGGTTTCGAGGTTTCGGGGCGGCTCGAGTGGGTGCTTGAACCGGGGTTGGATGTGGACGGACGGATCGTGGATCCCGATGGCAAATTGATTCAGCCGGGGACGCCGCTTGCGCAAATCGAAACCGCTCAATACGACATCGCGGTCGAATCGGCAGAGGCCGATGTCGAAGTGGCTGAACGTAAAAAAGAGAGTATCGAGATTCGCGTGCTCGAAGCATTGCCTGTGGAAATCAAATCGGCAGAAGCGGATTTGAAACTAGCCGAAGTCGAATTCGATCGATTAAGAAAGCTGAAAGCTCAACAGGCCGCGTCGGACTCAGAGTACGACCAAGCCGAGAATTTGGTGCAAACGCGGAAGGCAGCGTTGCGATCGCTCGAAGCGAGCGAGAAACAGGCTCACGCGGAATTGAAGTCCGCCGAATCGGAGGTGCGACGCGCCAAACAACTGCTGCGTGACGCCGAACGCGACTTGAAAAACACCACATTGTACGGGTCCTACCAAGGGCAAATCGCCGAGGTGATGGTGGTGCCTGGCAGCGTCGTGACCGCAGGTTCACCGGTGTTGAAATTGCAGATGTCCAACCCGATCAAAGTCGAAGTCGAGCTGTCGTCGCAACAATCACGCCAGATCCGCCAGCGGCGAAATTTGCCAGCTTCGTTCGAGTTGCCCGATGGCACGATGCGACACGTCAATGCGTTTGTTTACAGCATCGCACCAAGTGCGGATCTAACCACGCGAACCTTTACGATGACGCTGTTGTTGTTGAACGAAAAATTTCGCGACACTTTGCCGGAATCCATTTCCGAGGACCGCGTGGCCAGGTCCGAAGACATTTGGCCGCTAAAACTTAATCGCATGATGGGGACTCCCGCCGAGGTGACGCTGGTGGAGGAGAAGTCGATCCATCACGATGACGAGGGAGCGTTCGTTTACCGAGTCACCAATGCAACGCTCGACGGCATCCTGCCAAAAATCTTAAAGGTCAAACGCCAACGTTTGATCGAAAACGATTTGCGGATTCCGTTTCTGGGTAATTGGGTTTTTCGTTCGGTTTCGTTCGTGGACGACGATGGCGGTCGGCAAACGCTTCCCCAGGAAACGATCTATGTCGGCGAACTGGTCGACGACTCGGTCTCGGCATCCGGCTGGGACGGCGAATCGGTCGTGTTGGACGCGGGGGCCCAATGGATGTTGCGTCCTGGAGATTTAGTGATGGTGGATCTGTCCAATGATGACGTGGATTCGGGTTTCTACGTGCCAATCGAGGCGATTTACGAGGAATCGGGCGAAACGTTTTTGTTTGTCGCTCAGGACGGTCATGCGAAAAAGTTAGCGGTTCAGCTGACGCAAGCCGGCAATTTGGATGTGGGCTCGTTAGTCGAGATCCAGTCACCGGCGTTGACCGATGGGATGCAGGTCATCGTCAACGGCGTGCATTATTTGCGTGACGGGGAAGCGGTGCGAATCGTGCAGTCCGCGTTAGCGGAAACCCCAACCGGCGGTGCCCGTTCGCACGTGTCCGAAGCGAATGTCAATGAATCGGAGTCTTTGTAA
- a CDS encoding TetR/AcrR family transcriptional regulator, with the protein MNWQRARKPSQKAERTSAILDAAASLFDEKELADISMRDVAERAGVGKASLYHYFKTKEEVFLSLYGHELQAWLGGLEQRVGRLRKPTSTRVAAALVDELKLHPRLCRLKVVLSLVLERNLSDEAITEFKESLLAPTDRFVTLIHQSLPQLSHTAAKDFLFQYHAVVAGLWPMAHPTEQLAAILQEAKYREFRIDFYALLQRTLVKLLQPTEKGSQDAS; encoded by the coding sequence ATGAATTGGCAACGAGCAAGGAAACCGTCGCAAAAAGCCGAGCGAACGAGCGCGATATTGGATGCTGCTGCGTCACTTTTCGATGAAAAAGAACTTGCGGATATCTCGATGCGGGATGTTGCCGAGCGAGCGGGCGTGGGCAAAGCGAGTTTGTACCACTACTTCAAAACCAAAGAAGAAGTGTTTCTGTCGCTGTACGGACATGAGTTGCAGGCCTGGCTTGGGGGGCTCGAACAGCGGGTCGGTCGGTTGCGAAAACCGACCTCCACGCGAGTGGCCGCGGCGCTGGTGGACGAATTGAAGTTGCATCCTCGATTGTGTCGTTTGAAGGTGGTCTTGTCGCTCGTGCTCGAACGCAATCTGTCGGACGAAGCGATCACGGAATTCAAAGAGTCTCTCTTGGCACCGACCGATCGCTTTGTGACGTTGATTCACCAATCGCTGCCGCAGCTTTCCCATACTGCCGCCAAGGATTTTTTGTTTCAGTACCATGCCGTGGTCGCGGGGCTGTGGCCAATGGCGCACCCGACCGAGCAACTCGCCGCGATCCTTCAAGAAGCGAAATACCGCGAGTTTCGTATCGATTTCTACGCGTTACTTCAACGAACACTCGTCAAATTGCTGCAGCCCACTGAAAAAGGAAGCCAAGATGCATCGTAA